The Lolium perenne isolate Kyuss_39 chromosome 6, Kyuss_2.0, whole genome shotgun sequence genome segment GATGATATTTCAGAATTCTTGTCTGCCATGGGTGATTACAAGATCCAGATAAGCACCGAGTTGATCAACCAGCTCGCCCGCGATGATGAGAAGGTGAAAAGGAAGGTCAGGAAACCCAAGCCTAAGAAGGCTGTGGAACAACGAGATGGGCCTCAGGACAATGGCAGGGAGCTTCCAGGTGAGCCCAAGATTAACCCCACTCCTGCTCCTGGGTGGCAGCTGCCACCCCCCTTGTACCTGCCAGCGACCCCTGCGCCTCCGCCACCACCGTCGCCCACAATCCAGGAGGTGGAGGCCATACGCACCATCGTGGCAGAGAGTGAAAAGGTGCTGGAGAAGCTTGACAAGCAGGGGGCCGGGATGCAGCAGGAGCTCACCAGGAGAGCCAAGGAGCTGCACGACCGGGAGTTCAAGCTGCCCTACCAGAACCCAGTGCCGTGCGCCGACGAGAAGGCGGACTGCCGCGAGTGCTACGTGAGCAATGCTGCCCAAGACCCACTCAAGTGCGCCGAGGCTGTCAGGAGGTTCGAGGCGTGCGTCCGCATGGCCAGGCACAGCGGCGGGGTGCAAGTTGGTCAATAGTACCGTAGCT includes the following:
- the LOC127321318 gene encoding uncharacterized protein is translated as MGDYKIQISTELINQLARDDEKVKRKVRKPKPKKAVEQRDGPQDNGRELPGEPKINPTPAPGWQLPPPLYLPATPAPPPPPSPTIQEVEAIRTIVAESEKVLEKLDKQGAGMQQELTRRAKELHDREFKLPYQNPVPCADEKADCRECYVSNAAQDPLKCAEAVRRFEACVRMARHSGGVQVGQ